The Anabrus simplex isolate iqAnaSimp1 chromosome 1, ASM4041472v1, whole genome shotgun sequence genome window below encodes:
- the net gene encoding transcription factor ATOH8, producing MSSLLLPSAMREHHGTETSTFPVKGVVNMAAVERDAGFCSGGDDEEVEDDLQSPTDVSEDSVEVKVLPISLRNKNKRKCAEPRKVSNEEAGPYKKRRGHFETKKVLEDDCSAEVASRGSATSPFRPWSHHAPPQDHPRLCPVPSPSTSPKCSSTCVGTSSPNAPQYNDRVPALHQQEEPLSLVLKNSGDVVPQRRDRRVSDSPRLRLVSEEKRPKRIDLPSSSSVGDLTVSAPISRSAHRTLPSDDRLLVEDLSGHKSQPRTKFSVESLLSAGGSRGPEVDSRPGPSSSASTSSEGKKMSSSPGGQQRNYKNMTRERRIEANARERTRVHTISAAFDTLRRAIPAYSHNQKLSKLSVLRIACSYILTLSRVAGADYSIDQSEPSLAECVDLVSRTIQTEGKLRKKKDD from the coding sequence GTGTAGTAAATATGGCGGCGGTGGAGAGGGATGCCGGATTTTGTTCCGGCGGCGACGACGAGGAGGTTGAGGACGACCTGCAGTCTCCCACGGACGTCAGCGAAGACAGTGTGGAGGTGAAGGTGTTGCCCATCAGCTTGCGAAACAAGAACAAACGCAAGTGTGCAGAGCCCCGCAAAGTGTCCAACGAAGAAGCTGGTCCCTACAAGAAGCGACGGGGACACTTCGAAACGAAGAAGGTCCTCGAAGATGACTGCAGTGCCGAAGTGGCATCCAGAGGGAGTGCCACAAGTCCGTTCAGACCTTGGAGCCATCATGCACCACCTCAAGATCACCCTCGCCTTTGCCCCGTCCCTTCGCCCTCAACTTCACCTAAGTGTTCATCCACATGTGTTGGAACCTCTTCACCTAATGCACCTCAGTACAACGACCGTGTACCTGCCTTGCACCAGCAAGAAGAACCTCTCTCATTGGTGCTCAAGAACAGTGGTGACGTAGTACCTCAGAGGAGAGATAGAAGAGTTAGTGACAGTCCTAGGTTAAGGTTGGTATCGGAAGAAAAAAGACCGAAGAGGATCGATCTGCCGTCCTCATCGTCTGTAGGGGACTTGACTGTAAGTGCTCCCATTTCCCGTAGTGCTCATAGGACGTTACCTAGTGATGACAGGTTACTAGTTGAAGACCTTAGTGGACATAAAAGTCAGCCAAGGACTAAATTCAGTGTAGAATCTTTATTAAGTGCAGGTGGCTCTAGGGGTCCGGAAGTTGACTCTAGACCTGGCCCATCTTCCTCAGCGTCCACGTCGAGCGAAGGCAAGAAGATGTCCTCGAGCCCTGGAGGTCAGCAGAGGAACTATAAGAACATGACTCGTGAGAGGAGGATCGAGGCGAATGCGCGGGAGCGGACGCGTGTCCACACGATCAGCGCGGCCTTCGACACGCTCCGAAGAGCCATCCCCGCCTACTCTCACAACCAGAAGCTGAGCAAGTTGTCCGTGCTCCGCATTGCGTGTTCCTACATTTTGACCCTGTCGCGCGTAGCCGGTGCGGACTACAGCATCGACCAAAGCGAGCCTTCCTTGGCCGAGTGTGTTGATCTCGTGTCTCGAACCATCCAGACTGAGGGGAAGCTTCGAAAGAAGAAAGATGACTGA